From a region of the Rouxiella sp. S1S-2 genome:
- a CDS encoding putative zinc ribbon protein, with amino-acid sequence MRILKCYIAQRGTGEIVPVRQVNIAESEDWRCHHCQCPLIFHLPTRTSPPWFEHDILQGLPEALLQCPYLTPVNSKPSAVAKLQRLLAQLPPVITTTRWQCTMCGLTYGGRKKCPQCGTGIYSREG; translated from the coding sequence ATGCGAATACTGAAATGTTATATTGCACAGCGAGGCACCGGAGAAATTGTGCCCGTCCGCCAAGTGAATATAGCCGAAAGTGAAGACTGGCGCTGCCACCACTGTCAGTGCCCATTGATATTCCACCTTCCCACCAGAACGTCGCCGCCCTGGTTCGAACATGACATACTTCAGGGACTGCCGGAAGCACTGCTGCAGTGCCCTTATCTGACACCCGTCAATAGCAAGCCTTCAGCAGTGGCGAAGCTACAGCGCCTTCTGGCACAACTCCCGCCGGTCATTACGACTACCCGGTGGCAATGCACCATGTGCGGTTTGACGTATGGAGGCAGGAAAAAGTGCCCTCAGTGTGGAACAGGAATATACAGTCGAGAGGGATAA
- a CDS encoding inovirus-type Gp2 protein codes for MKKRNWTPDWFLKSVLDMHINAMVNRYSCLRVIRQDLFYQKNTFKYHHPDHQQMESDVRHLMDEMMSMPVVVGYFWVIEWTEDHLFHAHVAFWLDGNKTQKPFFWMEKAGACWREITENDGCYYRCEHKPNYEADINIPVRYSDSGSISNMRDVLEYMTKIEQKNALLMYGCNEVPERPLTGRPRSNSTLI; via the coding sequence ATGAAAAAACGCAACTGGACACCGGACTGGTTTTTGAAATCTGTCCTTGATATGCATATTAACGCGATGGTTAATCGCTATTCCTGTCTGAGGGTAATACGGCAGGATCTTTTCTATCAAAAAAATACCTTTAAATATCACCATCCGGATCATCAGCAGATGGAGTCTGATGTCCGGCATCTGATGGACGAAATGATGAGTATGCCCGTAGTGGTGGGTTATTTTTGGGTAATTGAATGGACCGAGGATCACCTGTTCCATGCGCATGTGGCTTTCTGGCTGGATGGTAATAAGACTCAGAAGCCCTTTTTCTGGATGGAGAAGGCCGGGGCATGCTGGCGTGAAATCACGGAAAATGACGGCTGTTACTATCGTTGTGAGCATAAGCCGAACTATGAGGCGGATATCAATATACCGGTCCGTTACAGCGATTCGGGAAGCATTTCTAACATGCGCGACGTACTGGAATACATGACCAAGATTGAACAGAAAAACGCGCTACTAATGTACGGATGCAACGAAGTACCCGAGCGTCCATTGACAGGACGCCCCCGGAGTAACAGTACCTTAATCTGA
- a CDS encoding ATP-dependent endonuclease: MPVITRLILQNFKKFPRLDLFFNADRNIFIGDNESGKSSILLALDLVLSDSRHRVETLSVESLISQSAVENFLAGERRADLLPVLIADVFLHQGNNPDLNGRQNLAGIDADGLRMRIAPMLDEYSEDIRQVLQQDPTNFPFEYYAVKFTTFSGSHFASFRRYLRHLLLENARIDSDHAALDYTRTVYGVNVPVAERYRLENSYRQQKNLFCNQQLSAVNSTLEDYQFGIRSGAKSGLEANLDITEGGISIRNRGKGRQCFIKTEFALRRHQQQGELHSLLLEEPENHLSHVSMKKLVNQLAAEQQKQLFIATHSSHISSRLDLRKAILFGESRPVLLNELSDETAAFFMKAPDNNVLEFALARRVLLVEGDAEYILIESFYRQLFNTAPEDDGVHIIAIGGTSFRRYLELALLLGNRVAALRDNDSNYQQNCSERYADIICDHINVFADHNDERSTFEICLYQDNMALCELLFGEGRRTLTVQDYMLANKAEAAFKLLQHDGEELCVPDYIQEALAWLRG, from the coding sequence ATGCCTGTAATTACTCGGTTGATACTGCAAAATTTTAAAAAGTTTCCGCGCCTGGACCTGTTTTTCAATGCTGATCGAAACATATTCATCGGTGATAATGAATCGGGTAAAAGTAGCATCTTACTGGCTCTTGATTTGGTTTTGAGTGACAGTAGACATCGTGTTGAAACTCTAAGCGTTGAATCCCTTATTTCACAATCTGCGGTGGAGAATTTTCTGGCGGGTGAACGACGGGCAGATCTGCTACCAGTACTTATCGCTGACGTCTTTCTTCATCAAGGTAACAATCCTGATCTCAATGGCCGACAGAATCTAGCTGGCATAGATGCCGATGGCCTCAGAATGCGAATTGCACCGATGCTTGACGAATATAGCGAGGACATTCGACAAGTTTTGCAGCAGGATCCGACAAATTTCCCTTTCGAATACTATGCGGTTAAATTCACAACTTTTTCTGGAAGCCATTTTGCGAGCTTCAGGCGCTACCTGCGGCATCTGCTTCTTGAAAACGCACGCATCGATAGTGATCATGCCGCATTAGACTATACTCGCACAGTTTATGGTGTGAATGTGCCTGTCGCGGAACGGTACCGCCTTGAGAACAGTTATCGTCAACAAAAAAATCTCTTCTGTAATCAGCAATTGTCCGCTGTTAACAGCACGCTGGAAGATTATCAGTTTGGTATCCGTTCGGGAGCTAAATCTGGACTCGAAGCTAACCTGGATATTACTGAAGGTGGGATCTCTATCCGTAATAGGGGTAAAGGCCGGCAATGCTTTATCAAAACGGAGTTTGCCCTACGAAGGCATCAGCAACAGGGTGAGCTTCATTCATTATTGCTTGAGGAGCCGGAAAACCATCTTAGTCACGTGAGTATGAAAAAGCTGGTTAATCAGCTTGCCGCAGAGCAACAGAAACAACTTTTCATCGCAACACATAGCAGCCATATTTCATCCCGTCTTGATCTGCGTAAAGCAATCCTCTTTGGGGAATCCCGACCCGTTTTATTAAATGAGCTTTCAGATGAAACGGCAGCTTTCTTTATGAAGGCACCAGATAATAATGTTCTTGAATTTGCTCTGGCGAGACGAGTATTACTGGTAGAAGGTGATGCCGAATATATCCTAATCGAGTCTTTTTACCGTCAGCTCTTCAATACCGCCCCTGAAGATGATGGTGTTCATATTATCGCTATTGGCGGTACTAGTTTCCGCCGTTATCTTGAATTGGCACTTTTACTGGGGAATCGAGTAGCTGCTTTACGAGACAACGATAGCAACTACCAACAGAATTGCTCCGAACGTTATGCTGATATTATCTGCGATCACATCAATGTTTTCGCCGATCACAACGATGAGCGATCAACGTTTGAAATCTGTCTGTATCAGGACAATATGGCGTTATGTGAGCTGCTGTTTGGAGAAGGCCGACGAACATTGACAGTGCAAGACTATATGCTGGCCAATAAGGCAGAAGCTGCATTTAAGCTGTTACAACATGATGGAGAAGAACTCTGTGTTCCTGACTACATTCAGGAGGCTCTGGCATGGCTAAGAGGGTGA